Proteins encoded in a region of the Leifsonia sp. PS1209 genome:
- the tsaB gene encoding tRNA (adenosine(37)-N6)-threonylcarbamoyltransferase complex dimerization subunit type 1 TsaB, translating to MLLAIDTSAGTSVAVVDRDRWIIAERTEADTMRHAEVIGELIEAVLAESGVPVSALSGVVAGMGPGPFTGLRVGIAAAKAFAFGAGKPLVPVVSHDAVAFERSRAGATGDLLVVTDARRRELYWSAYSGTDEHGLPIRLDGPGLTKPDDLPHAGMERFDASTVSAGALGMIAELRFANGLPFDADEPLYLRSPDVTLSNGPKRVSA from the coding sequence ATGCTTCTCGCCATCGACACCTCCGCCGGAACGAGTGTCGCCGTGGTCGACCGTGACCGCTGGATCATCGCCGAGCGCACCGAGGCGGACACGATGCGTCACGCCGAGGTCATCGGGGAGCTGATCGAGGCGGTCCTCGCGGAGTCCGGAGTGCCCGTGAGCGCACTGTCCGGCGTCGTCGCCGGGATGGGACCAGGGCCGTTCACCGGTCTGCGGGTCGGCATCGCCGCGGCGAAGGCGTTCGCGTTCGGAGCGGGCAAGCCCCTGGTCCCGGTGGTCAGCCACGACGCCGTCGCGTTCGAGCGCTCCCGCGCGGGCGCGACGGGCGACCTGCTGGTGGTCACCGACGCCCGGCGCAGGGAGCTCTACTGGTCGGCGTACTCCGGCACGGACGAGCACGGTCTCCCGATCCGGCTCGACGGGCCGGGGCTCACCAAGCCGGACGACCTGCCGCACGCGGGGATGGAGAGGTTCGACGCCTCCACGGTCTCCGCGGGAGCGCTCGGGATGATCGCCGAGCTGCGATTCGCGAACGGGCTGCCGTTCGACGCCGACGAGCCGCTTTACCTCCGCTCTCCGGACGTGACGCTCTCGAACGGTCCGAAGCGGGTGAGCGCGTGA
- the rpsI gene encoding 30S ribosomal protein S9: MAKIADSIESAQADNVESYSTETPASEAPQTQRPVLTVPGAAVGRRKQAIARARLVPGSGTITVNGREFADYFPNKLHQQLITDPFKVLDLIGGYDVVARITGGGPSGQAGALRLAIARALNEIDRDNNRPTLKKAGFLTRDARVIERKKAGLKKARKASQFSKR, from the coding sequence GTGGCGAAGATCGCAGACAGCATCGAGTCGGCCCAGGCCGACAACGTCGAGTCCTACTCGACCGAGACCCCGGCCTCCGAGGCCCCCCAGACGCAGCGCCCCGTCCTCACCGTTCCCGGTGCGGCCGTCGGCCGTCGCAAGCAGGCCATCGCCCGCGCGCGCCTCGTCCCGGGCTCCGGCACCATCACGGTCAACGGCCGTGAGTTCGCCGACTACTTCCCGAACAAGCTGCACCAGCAGCTGATCACCGACCCGTTCAAGGTCCTCGACCTCATCGGCGGCTACGACGTCGTCGCACGCATCACCGGCGGTGGCCCTTCGGGCCAGGCCGGCGCGCTGCGTCTCGCGATCGCTCGTGCCCTCAACGAGATCGACCGCGACAACAACCGTCCCACCCTGAAGAAGGCCGGCTTCCTCACTCGTGACGCTCGCGTCATCGAGCGCAAGAAGGCCGGTCTCAAGAAGGCCCGCAAGGCGTCGCAGTTCTCCAAGCGCTAA
- the glmS gene encoding glutamine--fructose-6-phosphate transaminase (isomerizing) — MCGIVGYVGTDKSVEVLLGGLKRLEYRGYDSAGIAVIGPDGQLGTAKKAGKLSALADELDAHPIPNGGTGIGHTRWATHGGPTDRNAHPHLGDDGKLAVIHNGIIENFATLRDELLADGFTFESETDTEVAAVLLGREYRRTGDLNEAFQRVVSRLEGAFTLLALHKDQPHVVVGARRNSPLVIGLGDGENFLGSDVAAFVEHTRNALAIGQDQIVTITPDAVTVTDFSGAPVEVEPFEIAWDASAAEKGGWSSFMAKEIAEEPDAVANTLRGRLVDGTVHIPELDVLGDDKLATIDRITIIACGTAAYAGLVGSYAIEKWARVPVTVELSHEFRYREPVITDGTLVISISQSGETMDTLMAVKYAREAGATAISVCNTQGATIPRESDAALYTHAGPEVAVASTKAFVAQITALYLFGLHLARVRGTLSEAQQHDAIDELQAVPEKIASVLESHDTIAQLARWMSDTRSVLFLGRHVGYPIALEGALKLKELAYIHAEGFAAGELKHGPIALIEPGQPVFVVVPSPRWSDEMHKKVVSNIQEIRARGARVIAIAEAGDAAVLPFADEVIRIPLAAPLFEPLLAVVPLQIFAMELSAAKGLDVDQPRNLAKSVTVE; from the coding sequence ATGTGTGGAATCGTGGGGTACGTCGGTACCGACAAGAGTGTTGAGGTCCTGCTCGGCGGCCTGAAGCGTCTGGAGTACCGCGGGTACGACTCGGCGGGTATCGCCGTGATCGGCCCGGACGGTCAGTTGGGCACAGCGAAGAAGGCCGGCAAGCTGTCCGCGCTCGCCGACGAACTGGATGCGCACCCCATCCCGAACGGCGGAACGGGCATCGGCCACACCCGCTGGGCGACGCACGGCGGCCCGACCGACCGCAACGCGCACCCGCACCTCGGAGACGACGGCAAGCTCGCCGTCATCCACAACGGCATCATCGAGAACTTCGCCACGCTGCGCGACGAACTGCTCGCCGACGGCTTCACCTTCGAGTCGGAGACCGACACCGAGGTCGCCGCTGTGCTCCTCGGCCGCGAGTACCGCAGGACGGGTGACCTGAACGAGGCGTTCCAGCGCGTCGTCTCGCGCTTGGAGGGCGCGTTCACCCTGCTCGCCCTGCACAAGGACCAGCCGCACGTCGTGGTCGGCGCCCGCCGCAACTCGCCCCTCGTGATCGGTCTGGGCGACGGAGAGAACTTCCTCGGCTCCGACGTCGCCGCCTTCGTCGAGCACACCCGCAACGCGCTGGCCATCGGCCAGGACCAGATCGTGACCATCACCCCGGATGCGGTCACCGTCACCGACTTCTCCGGCGCTCCGGTCGAGGTCGAGCCGTTCGAGATCGCCTGGGACGCCTCCGCCGCAGAGAAGGGCGGCTGGTCGTCGTTCATGGCGAAGGAGATCGCCGAGGAGCCGGACGCCGTCGCCAACACCCTGCGCGGCCGTCTGGTCGACGGAACGGTGCACATCCCGGAGCTGGACGTGCTCGGCGACGACAAGCTCGCCACCATCGACCGCATCACGATCATCGCCTGCGGGACGGCGGCCTACGCCGGTCTGGTGGGCAGCTACGCCATCGAGAAGTGGGCGCGCGTCCCCGTCACGGTCGAGCTGAGCCACGAGTTCCGCTACCGCGAGCCGGTCATCACCGACGGAACGCTGGTCATCTCGATCAGCCAGTCCGGCGAGACCATGGACACGCTGATGGCCGTCAAGTACGCCCGCGAGGCCGGCGCGACCGCCATCTCGGTCTGCAACACGCAGGGTGCGACCATCCCGCGCGAGTCGGACGCCGCGCTCTACACGCACGCCGGCCCAGAGGTCGCCGTCGCGTCGACCAAGGCGTTCGTCGCCCAGATCACGGCGCTCTACCTGTTCGGCCTGCACCTGGCCCGCGTGCGCGGCACACTGTCCGAGGCCCAGCAGCACGACGCCATCGACGAGCTGCAGGCCGTTCCGGAGAAGATCGCCTCCGTGCTCGAGTCGCACGACACCATCGCCCAGCTGGCCAGGTGGATGTCCGACACCCGCTCGGTGCTCTTCCTCGGCCGTCACGTCGGATACCCGATCGCCCTCGAGGGTGCGCTCAAGCTCAAGGAGCTCGCGTACATCCACGCGGAGGGCTTCGCGGCCGGCGAGCTGAAGCACGGCCCGATCGCGCTCATCGAGCCCGGTCAGCCGGTGTTCGTCGTCGTCCCCAGCCCGCGCTGGTCGGACGAGATGCACAAGAAGGTCGTCTCGAACATCCAGGAGATCCGCGCCCGCGGCGCCCGCGTCATCGCGATCGCCGAAGCAGGCGACGCCGCCGTCCTCCCGTTCGCCGACGAGGTCATCCGCATCCCGCTGGCCGCACCGCTGTTCGAGCCGCTGCTGGCCGTCGTCCCGCTGCAGATCTTCGCCATGGAGCTGTCGGCTGCGAAGGGACTCGACGTCGACCAGCCGCGCAACCTGGCCAAGTCCGTCACCGTCGAGTAG
- a CDS encoding helix-turn-helix transcriptional regulator, protein MAAPHSRAAELFGVRVRAARIALGLSQEDAAHLADMHSTNYGRIERGEANAELHTIVRLATALNVDPGDLLKGLYGDELLPKRTRAYSVADFIASRKADGGH, encoded by the coding sequence ATGGCCGCCCCACACTCCCGCGCCGCCGAGCTGTTCGGCGTACGCGTCCGCGCGGCCAGAATCGCCCTCGGCCTCAGCCAGGAGGACGCTGCGCACCTCGCCGACATGCACTCCACGAACTACGGACGGATCGAGCGCGGAGAGGCGAACGCCGAACTGCACACGATCGTGCGCCTCGCGACCGCGCTCAATGTCGACCCCGGCGACCTGCTGAAGGGCCTGTACGGCGACGAGCTGCTGCCGAAGCGCACGCGCGCATACTCCGTCGCCGACTTCATCGCATCCAGAAAGGCGGACGGCGGCCACTGA
- a CDS encoding histidine kinase — protein sequence MVKLLPHAQRYIEPVVAVAFFLFWAFAEVGRHQILPGFLRSALPWWAALLGVALAIAVARIWPMVAMAVCTAVVIGQLLVPAGAFSSTDWPISFGYLVVIVGVSASIRDRWRPLSFAFALGLAVAVAGLLISGPRLDWYGPFGDTNGNVGTIVVNRVILFAVAILLAVGAWLLGFFGRAWQQKLHSDALLAKTTDELHSAEVDLLVSQERDRIAQDVHDIMAHSLSVIIAQADGARFVAPARPEAVAESLENIAASARTSLTEVRMLIQTLVADPVGHSTPTVDDIDELVDRMRTAGLDVQLEEFGEREHLTGTQQLAVYRIVQESLTNALKHAGAEPSARISLDWRGQGLSIAVSSSGTATERPQQTTTSRGLYGMHERARLAGGWLTAGEDDEVPGGYVVAAFIPTAPLEQAS from the coding sequence ATGGTCAAGCTCCTCCCCCACGCTCAGCGGTACATCGAGCCCGTGGTCGCCGTCGCCTTCTTCCTGTTCTGGGCATTCGCCGAGGTCGGGCGGCATCAGATCCTTCCCGGATTCCTGCGCAGCGCCCTCCCCTGGTGGGCGGCGCTGCTCGGCGTCGCCCTCGCCATCGCCGTGGCGCGGATCTGGCCGATGGTCGCGATGGCGGTCTGCACCGCGGTGGTGATCGGCCAGCTGCTCGTCCCCGCCGGCGCCTTCTCGTCCACCGACTGGCCGATCTCGTTCGGCTATCTGGTGGTGATCGTGGGCGTGAGCGCGAGCATCCGGGATCGGTGGCGCCCGCTGTCGTTCGCGTTCGCGCTGGGGCTCGCCGTCGCGGTCGCCGGGCTGCTCATCTCCGGGCCACGGCTCGACTGGTACGGCCCGTTCGGAGACACGAACGGCAACGTCGGCACGATCGTGGTCAACCGGGTGATCCTGTTCGCCGTCGCGATCCTGCTGGCCGTCGGCGCATGGCTCCTCGGCTTCTTCGGCCGCGCGTGGCAGCAGAAGCTGCACAGCGACGCGCTCCTCGCCAAGACGACGGACGAGCTGCACAGCGCGGAGGTCGACCTGCTGGTGTCGCAGGAGCGCGACCGCATCGCCCAGGACGTGCACGACATCATGGCGCACTCCCTCTCGGTGATCATCGCCCAGGCCGACGGCGCCCGCTTCGTCGCTCCCGCACGCCCGGAGGCTGTCGCCGAGTCGCTGGAGAACATCGCAGCGTCGGCGCGCACGTCGCTGACCGAGGTGCGGATGCTCATCCAGACCCTCGTCGCCGACCCCGTCGGGCACTCGACTCCGACCGTCGACGACATCGACGAACTGGTCGACCGGATGCGCACAGCGGGGCTCGACGTGCAGCTCGAGGAGTTCGGAGAGAGGGAGCACCTCACCGGCACCCAGCAGCTCGCCGTCTACCGCATCGTGCAGGAGAGCCTCACGAACGCGCTCAAGCACGCCGGAGCGGAGCCGTCCGCGCGCATCTCGCTGGACTGGCGCGGCCAGGGGCTCTCCATCGCCGTCTCGTCCAGCGGCACGGCGACCGAACGTCCGCAGCAGACCACAACGTCGCGCGGACTGTACGGGATGCACGAGCGCGCCAGGCTCGCCGGCGGCTGGCTCACAGCGGGAGAGGACGACGAGGTGCCCGGCGGCTACGTGGTCGCGGCGTTCATCCCCACCGCACCCCTGGAGCAGGCGTCGTGA
- a CDS encoding holo-ACP synthase yields the protein MIAGIGVDVVDLERFARSLERTPRLRERLFTEAERGLPVHSLAARFAAKEALIKALGGSEGVRWHDMEIVSDDDRNPGFVLHNVVERDVRDRGIAHIHVTMSHDAGVATAFVVTEREK from the coding sequence GTGATCGCCGGGATCGGGGTCGACGTCGTCGACCTGGAACGCTTCGCCCGCTCGCTGGAGAGGACGCCGCGCCTGCGCGAACGGCTCTTCACCGAGGCGGAGCGTGGACTTCCCGTGCACTCGCTCGCCGCGCGCTTCGCGGCCAAGGAGGCGCTCATCAAGGCACTCGGCGGCTCGGAGGGCGTGCGCTGGCACGACATGGAGATCGTGTCGGACGACGACCGCAATCCGGGGTTCGTGCTGCACAACGTCGTCGAGCGGGATGTGCGTGACCGGGGGATCGCGCACATCCACGTGACGATGTCGCACGACGCAGGCGTTGCAACGGCGTTCGTCGTGACGGAGAGGGAGAAGTGA
- a CDS encoding helix-turn-helix transcriptional regulator has protein sequence MPEQRSNAAGIIGDRIRDARLTFGLPQSDIAHLAGMDVANYGKLERGQSNPTLETLVQVATVLGVDLGALTSGLSGLDMLPPSESVFTAADFLEARGRRTR, from the coding sequence GTGCCAGAACAGCGCTCGAACGCCGCAGGGATCATCGGCGACCGCATCCGGGATGCGCGCCTCACCTTCGGCCTGCCGCAGAGCGACATCGCGCACCTCGCCGGGATGGACGTCGCCAACTACGGCAAGCTGGAGCGCGGCCAGAGCAACCCGACGCTCGAGACGCTGGTGCAGGTGGCCACCGTGCTCGGCGTCGACCTCGGCGCGCTCACGTCCGGCCTCAGCGGCCTGGACATGCTTCCGCCGTCCGAGAGCGTGTTCACGGCCGCGGACTTCCTCGAAGCCCGCGGCCGCCGAACCCGCTAG
- the coaA gene encoding type I pantothenate kinase encodes MAVNGAAQGVSTGNGDSSPFVELSRADWADLAQSTRLPLKETEIVQLRGLGDPLDMREVEEVYLPLSRLLNLYVGGAKQLHRVTSQFLGERAASTPFVIGVAGSVAVGKSTIARLMRELLSRWDDTPRVELVTTDGFLLPNAELERRGLMERKGFPESYDRKALLRFVTAVKSGAAEVRAPFYSHLSYDIVPDAEIVVRRPDVLIVEGLNVLQPAGGGNQLAVSDLFDFSVYVDARTRDIANWYQERFLKLQRGAFANPKSYFHRFSQLTEEQARARASSIWESINEPNLTQNIRPTRSRAKLVLRKGADHAVSSVLLRKL; translated from the coding sequence ATGGCGGTGAACGGCGCAGCACAGGGCGTATCCACAGGCAACGGCGACTCGTCCCCGTTCGTCGAGCTGAGCAGAGCCGACTGGGCCGACCTCGCCCAGAGCACCCGCCTCCCGCTCAAAGAAACCGAGATCGTGCAGCTGCGCGGCCTCGGCGATCCGCTCGACATGCGCGAGGTCGAAGAGGTCTACCTGCCACTCAGCCGCCTCCTGAACCTCTACGTCGGAGGCGCGAAGCAGCTGCACAGGGTGACCAGCCAGTTCCTCGGGGAGCGGGCGGCGAGCACGCCGTTCGTCATCGGCGTCGCCGGTTCCGTGGCCGTCGGCAAGTCGACGATCGCCCGCCTGATGCGCGAACTGCTGTCCCGCTGGGACGACACCCCGCGCGTCGAGCTCGTCACCACGGACGGCTTCCTGCTGCCCAACGCCGAGCTGGAGCGCCGCGGCCTGATGGAGCGCAAAGGCTTCCCGGAGTCCTACGACCGCAAGGCGCTGCTGCGCTTCGTCACCGCCGTCAAGAGCGGGGCCGCCGAGGTGCGGGCGCCGTTCTACTCCCACCTCAGCTACGACATCGTCCCCGACGCCGAGATCGTGGTGCGGCGGCCGGATGTGCTCATCGTCGAGGGGCTCAACGTGCTGCAGCCGGCAGGGGGAGGCAACCAGCTCGCCGTCAGTGACCTCTTCGACTTCTCCGTCTACGTGGATGCCCGCACCCGCGACATCGCCAACTGGTACCAGGAGCGGTTCCTCAAGCTGCAGCGGGGCGCGTTCGCCAACCCCAAGTCGTACTTCCACCGCTTCTCGCAACTCACCGAGGAGCAGGCGAGGGCGCGTGCATCCAGCATCTGGGAGTCGATCAACGAGCCGAACCTCACCCAGAACATCCGGCCGACGCGCTCGCGCGCCAAGCTGGTGCTGCGCAAGGGCGCCGACCACGCGGTGAGCTCCGTGCTGCTGCGCAAACTCTGA
- the glmM gene encoding phosphoglucosamine mutase has protein sequence MPRLFGTDGVRGLANGSLTADLALGLAQAAAAVLTQGRSAEARRAAGKRPTAIVARDPRVSGEFISAAVSAGLASSGVDVYDAGVIPTPAAAFLIADFDADFGVMVSASHNPAPDNGIKIFARGGTKLPDVVENRIEEHLSLEKLAPTGAGVGRIRRFADAEDRYVLHLLGSLPHRLDGIHVVLDCAHGAAAGVSPEVFTDAGARVTVIGDSPDGMNINDGVGSTHLDNLAAAVLAAGADVGIAHDGDADRCLAIDANGNVVDGDQIMAILALGMKERGKLRDNTLVATVMSNLGLKLAMRDNGIRMVETAVGDRYVLEEMNQNDYSLGGEQSGHVIMREFATTGDGILTGLHLLSEMARQRKSLAELAQVMTVYPQVMVNVKNVDHHAVHTDDGLKAAVQTAEAALGDTGRVLLRPSGTEPLVRVMVEAADIHTAERLAEELATVVRERLSF, from the coding sequence ATGCCACGCCTCTTCGGTACCGACGGAGTCCGCGGACTCGCAAACGGTAGTCTCACCGCCGACCTCGCGCTCGGCCTTGCTCAGGCAGCTGCTGCTGTCCTGACGCAAGGCCGCAGCGCCGAGGCGCGGCGTGCCGCGGGCAAGCGCCCGACGGCGATCGTCGCCCGTGACCCTCGCGTCTCGGGCGAGTTCATCTCTGCGGCCGTGTCCGCCGGGCTCGCCAGCTCCGGTGTCGACGTGTACGACGCCGGGGTCATCCCGACGCCTGCCGCGGCGTTCCTGATCGCGGACTTCGACGCCGACTTCGGCGTCATGGTGTCCGCGTCCCACAACCCTGCGCCGGACAACGGCATCAAGATCTTCGCCCGCGGAGGCACCAAGCTCCCGGATGTGGTCGAGAACCGCATCGAGGAGCACCTCTCCCTCGAGAAGCTCGCCCCGACCGGTGCCGGCGTCGGGCGCATCCGCCGCTTCGCAGACGCCGAGGACCGCTACGTCCTGCACCTGCTCGGCAGCCTCCCGCACCGCCTCGACGGCATCCACGTCGTGCTCGACTGCGCCCACGGCGCGGCGGCCGGCGTCTCGCCCGAGGTGTTCACGGACGCGGGAGCCCGCGTCACCGTCATCGGCGACTCGCCGGACGGCATGAACATCAACGACGGTGTCGGTTCGACCCACCTCGACAACCTGGCTGCGGCGGTCCTCGCGGCCGGCGCGGACGTCGGCATCGCGCACGACGGAGACGCAGACCGGTGCCTCGCGATCGACGCGAACGGCAACGTCGTCGACGGCGACCAGATCATGGCGATCCTCGCCCTCGGCATGAAGGAGCGCGGCAAGCTGCGCGACAACACGCTCGTGGCGACGGTGATGAGCAACCTCGGGCTCAAGCTCGCGATGCGCGACAACGGCATCCGGATGGTCGAGACGGCGGTCGGCGACCGGTACGTGCTCGAAGAGATGAACCAGAACGACTACTCGCTCGGCGGCGAGCAGTCCGGGCACGTCATCATGCGCGAGTTCGCCACGACCGGCGACGGCATTCTGACCGGGCTGCACCTGCTCAGCGAGATGGCGCGTCAGCGCAAGTCGCTGGCCGAGCTCGCCCAGGTCATGACGGTGTACCCGCAGGTGATGGTGAACGTGAAGAACGTTGACCACCACGCCGTGCACACCGACGACGGCCTCAAGGCGGCCGTGCAGACCGCGGAGGCGGCCCTCGGGGACACCGGACGGGTGCTGCTGCGTCCGTCGGGCACCGAGCCCCTCGTGCGCGTCATGGTCGAGGCGGCGGACATCCACACGGCGGAACGCCTGGCGGAGGAACTCGCCACGGTCGTCCGCGAACGGCTGTCCTTCTAG
- the alr gene encoding alanine racemase yields the protein MTIGHPAGERADFREAVIDLGALAANVAHLREVVGTEHVMAVVKANAYGHGAVECARAALAGGADWLGVADLTEALQLRDAGIDAPLLAWLHDPEVDFAPAIAAGVDIGVSSVEQLEAVAAARRSLVQRGELHGQAFVQLKLETGLSRNGISEPQWDAAFARARALEQAGDIVVRGIFSHVSNASPDDDRAAVAVYSRGLDRAAAAGLTPELRHLAASAAALTIPDARFNLVRLGVTIYGLSPLAGRSSADLGLRPVMTLCGSVAAVRRVPSGTGVSYDYTYRTSGDTSLALVPLGYAEGVPRHASNRAPVSIGGATFRVSGRIAMDQFVVDIDDHPVQVGDRVVLFGDPATGVPSADDWAEAAGTINYEIVTRIGARVRRRYVGMP from the coding sequence GTGACCATCGGGCATCCTGCCGGAGAACGGGCGGACTTCCGCGAGGCGGTGATCGACCTGGGCGCGCTCGCCGCCAACGTCGCCCACCTGCGCGAGGTGGTCGGCACGGAGCACGTGATGGCGGTGGTCAAGGCGAACGCGTACGGTCACGGCGCCGTCGAGTGCGCGCGTGCCGCGCTCGCCGGGGGAGCGGACTGGCTCGGTGTCGCCGACCTGACGGAGGCGCTGCAGCTGCGGGATGCGGGCATCGACGCTCCGCTGCTGGCCTGGCTGCACGATCCGGAGGTGGACTTCGCGCCGGCCATCGCGGCCGGGGTCGACATCGGCGTCTCGTCGGTGGAGCAGCTGGAGGCGGTCGCCGCAGCCCGCAGGTCCCTCGTGCAACGCGGTGAGCTGCACGGCCAGGCGTTCGTGCAGCTGAAGCTCGAGACGGGGCTCAGCCGCAACGGGATCTCCGAACCGCAGTGGGATGCCGCGTTCGCCAGGGCACGCGCGCTGGAGCAGGCGGGCGACATCGTCGTGCGCGGCATCTTCAGCCACGTCTCGAACGCGTCCCCCGACGACGACCGAGCCGCTGTCGCCGTGTACAGCAGGGGCCTCGACCGGGCGGCGGCCGCCGGGCTCACGCCCGAGCTGCGGCACCTCGCCGCGTCCGCCGCGGCCCTGACCATCCCGGATGCCCGGTTCAACCTGGTGCGTCTCGGCGTCACCATCTACGGTCTGTCGCCGCTCGCCGGCCGGTCGAGCGCCGACCTCGGGCTGCGTCCGGTGATGACGCTGTGCGGGAGCGTCGCCGCCGTGCGCCGCGTGCCGTCCGGCACCGGCGTCTCATACGACTACACGTACCGCACCTCCGGCGACACCTCGCTGGCGCTCGTCCCGCTCGGCTATGCGGAGGGCGTCCCCCGGCACGCGTCCAACCGGGCGCCCGTGTCGATCGGCGGGGCGACGTTCCGCGTCTCCGGCCGGATCGCGATGGACCAGTTCGTCGTCGACATCGACGACCACCCTGTGCAGGTCGGCGACCGGGTCGTGCTGTTCGGCGACCCCGCCACCGGCGTCCCCTCGGCCGACGACTGGGCGGAGGCGGCAGGCACCATCAACTACGAGATCGTGACGCGCATCGGCGCCAGGGTGCGCCGCCGCTACGTGGGGATGCCGTGA
- the tsaE gene encoding tRNA (adenosine(37)-N6)-threonylcarbamoyltransferase complex ATPase subunit type 1 TsaE — protein MHTFGVELSAILRAGDLVVLSGPLGAGKTTMTRGIGDGLQVRGPVTSPTFVLARTHPSVVGGPPLVHVDAYRLGSALELDDLDIDFARSVVVVEWGSGMLDGVAESWLEVEIARPTGAAAADGDDGDVEDGEDAELDADEPRTVTVTGFGPRWAAAAAPEPV, from the coding sequence ATGCACACGTTCGGCGTCGAGCTCTCCGCGATCCTGCGCGCCGGCGACCTGGTCGTGCTGAGCGGTCCGCTCGGCGCAGGCAAGACCACGATGACCCGCGGGATCGGCGACGGGCTGCAGGTGCGCGGGCCGGTGACGAGCCCGACGTTCGTGCTGGCGAGGACGCATCCCAGTGTCGTCGGAGGCCCGCCCCTCGTGCACGTGGATGCGTACCGGCTCGGCAGCGCGCTGGAGCTCGACGACCTCGACATCGACTTCGCCCGCTCCGTCGTGGTGGTCGAGTGGGGCAGCGGGATGCTCGACGGGGTCGCGGAGTCGTGGCTCGAGGTGGAGATCGCGCGGCCGACGGGCGCTGCGGCGGCCGACGGGGATGATGGCGACGTGGAGGACGGCGAGGACGCCGAGCTCGACGCCGACGAGCCGCGCACCGTGACGGTGACCGGCTTCGGTCCGCGCTGGGCCGCGGCTGCCGCGCCGGAACCCGTTTAG
- a CDS encoding response regulator transcription factor: protein MSAIRVAVVDDQVLFCSGLAMLIESQADLEFAGSAHDGMAAVDLVERERPEVVLMDVRMPLLDGIAATERILSGSTADDAPKIIVLTTFQRDEAVARALRAGASGFIMKDTTPEFVLAAIRTVAAGHAVIAPKDAAELFGAHRRPPAPDAIADLSVREREVFLLAARGLSNAEVGQTAFISEATVKSHMRSILAKLGLASRVQLVAFAYENGLVR from the coding sequence GTGAGCGCGATCCGGGTGGCGGTGGTCGACGACCAGGTGCTGTTCTGCTCCGGGCTCGCCATGCTGATCGAGTCGCAGGCCGACCTGGAGTTCGCCGGGTCGGCGCACGACGGGATGGCCGCCGTCGACCTCGTCGAGCGCGAACGACCGGAGGTGGTGCTGATGGATGTGCGGATGCCGCTGCTCGACGGCATCGCCGCGACAGAGCGCATCCTGTCGGGGTCGACGGCGGACGACGCTCCGAAGATCATCGTGCTCACCACGTTCCAGCGCGACGAGGCCGTCGCCCGCGCCCTGCGCGCCGGAGCATCCGGCTTCATCATGAAGGACACGACGCCCGAGTTCGTCCTCGCCGCGATCCGGACCGTCGCCGCCGGTCACGCGGTGATCGCGCCGAAAGACGCTGCCGAGTTGTTCGGCGCCCATCGGCGGCCACCCGCCCCGGATGCGATCGCCGACCTGTCCGTGCGGGAGAGGGAGGTCTTCCTGCTCGCCGCCCGCGGCCTGAGCAACGCGGAGGTGGGACAGACCGCGTTCATCAGCGAGGCCACCGTGAAGAGCCACATGCGCAGCATCCTCGCCAAGCTCGGCCTGGCATCGCGGGTGCAGCTGGTCGCGTTCGCGTACGAGAACGGGCTGGTGCGCTGA
- the rplM gene encoding 50S ribosomal protein L13: MTRTYTPKADEIQRDWVIIDATDVVLGRLASHTAALLRGKHKATFAPHMDSGDFVIIVNADKVALTGAKAAQKKAYRHSGYPGGLTAVTYAELLEKNPIRAVEKAVRGMLPKNSIGRAQLRKLKVYTGSEHPHAAQQPKPYTLGQVAQ, from the coding sequence GTGACGCGCACTTACACCCCGAAGGCAGACGAGATCCAGCGCGACTGGGTCATCATCGACGCGACTGACGTCGTGCTCGGCCGTCTCGCCAGCCACACCGCCGCTCTCCTCCGTGGAAAGCACAAGGCGACCTTCGCCCCGCACATGGACTCCGGCGACTTCGTCATCATCGTCAACGCGGACAAGGTCGCCCTCACCGGCGCCAAGGCTGCGCAGAAGAAGGCGTACCGCCACTCCGGTTACCCGGGCGGCCTCACCGCCGTGACGTACGCCGAGCTCCTCGAGAAGAACCCGATCCGCGCTGTGGAGAAGGCCGTCCGCGGAATGCTCCCCAAGAACTCGATCGGCCGCGCCCAGCTCCGCAAGCTGAAGGTCTACACGGGCAGCGAGCACCCGCACGCCGCCCAGCAGCCGAAGCCGTACACCCTCGGCCAGGTCGCTCAGTAA